TCTCCGACGCGACATAGAGGATATGCCCCACCAGCTGACCGTCGGCTTCCGCCACAAGATTGAGGTCTTTTATGACGTGTTTTTGCTCCCGTAACTGATGCACAATCAGATGCTCCGTCGCACTCAGATAATAGTCCTTCAGTTTACTTTTAGTACAAGGCAACGAGTTGCAGACAGTACTGGAGTACGGCAAAACGAGTTAACGATGTAATAAAAGATAAACTGACGGACGAAAGACATTCCAAAAAGCCTCCCGTGTTGGCTCTTCAACCGCCCGATGATCCTTTTCTTCTTCTTTTCTGATGATTAGTGACATCTTATCTCCTTTTGATTATCCTATTCTACATAAGTCGTCATCACACAAAAAGGAATACATCTTTGCAAGAAATATCCCTTAGAATCTAGGCTCTCATTTCCAATTGATAAAATAGCTAGGACTCCTGTCCCTGTATGAGTGGCAATAACTGGTCCTAATTCTGTCAATAGAACATCAGAAACACGGTCGTCTTCCAATAAACTAGATTTGACGCCCTCTGCCACCTCAATATCACCCGTATAAGCAACCATGACTGTAGAATGATCCAAGTTGTCCAAGGTCAGGTTCAGCATTTCTCTGATTCCTTTTTTGCGACCACGGATTTTAGCAATAGGCACAAGTTTCCCTTCTACATCTAGCGAAAGCAGAGGTTTGATATTCACTAAGCCACCAATAAGGCCTGCTGTTTTCGATAAGCGACCACCACGCACCAGGTGGTTAAGGTCATCGACCAAGAGGTAGGTCCGTAAGCGCGGCACCAAATCTTCTACGATTGCCTTAGTTTCCGCCAAAGTCTTACCCTCAGCACGCGCCTCAACGGCCTTCATGACCAAGTAGCCTTCTCCAATGGTCGCTGCCTTTGTATCAACGATGGTGATAACTGCTTCTGGATATTGATCCATAACCATATCTCGTGCAATGACTGCACTCTGGTAGGTCCCTGAAAGAGCTGCTGAGAAAGCAAGATAAAGCACCTCTTGACCTTCCTTGGCTGCTGCCTCAAAAACTTCTTCAAACTGACCAACATTGACCTGACTGGTCGTAGGTTGACTGCCAGAAGCCATTTTCTCCAGCAAATCTGCTGAGGTCAAGCGGTTTTCACCGACTGTTTTATAAGTCACTCCGTCTAGGTTAATGGTCAAACCAAGCACGGTCACATCGTTTTCTTGGAACCAGCTGATTGGCAAATCCGATGTCGAATCGGTTACGATTGTAAATGTCACTCTTTCATTTCCTCCATCATTTCTCTTAAGGCTTGAAAATTCCCATCTGACCAGGGATTGAGCCGTGGGGTGTAGAGCTCTACCTGATCCACAAACTTGTCCAAGTCCTTTTTGATGACCCTGGTTCTTTCCTCCAACTCACGCGCCGAAACCCGTAAGGCCCCTTGTGAAAAGACCACCCATTGTTCGTTGAGATCGCTGGTTGCGACGAAAACCTGCTTGCGTCGGTCACTATTGAGCTGGGCACTGAGTCGTTCGATGTAGCTATCTGCCGTCTCTTCCTCCTCTGTAAAAATGACCGATACCTTGTATTCGTCATACTGCTGGCGAAGACCTGGCACATGATGGGCATCAAAGACACAAATCACCTCAATCTGTTCAAAGGCTGCGTAGTGAGACAAGGTGCGAAGTAAGGTCGTTCTGGCCGCATCCAAGTCTCCCTTTTTAAAATCTTGCTTGGTGGCCTGCCAAAAGGCAATCATGTTGTAGCCATCTACAATGAGAACTTTTTCTTTCATTTAGATTTTCTTCCGAAATACCTCATACATCAGCACAGCTGCTGCTACGCTGGCGTTGAGAGATTGGACATGGCCCTTCATAGGAATGGTAATCATCTCATCCACCTGCTTTTTGATATTACTGGAGATGCCCTTGCCTTCGTTACCAATAATAAGAGCTAGTTTGCCAGCCGTATTCCACTTGTGGCTTGGGGTTCCGTTCATATCGGTACCAAATACCCAGAAACCAGCCTCCTTGAGCTTGTCGAGGGTTTGGCTAAGATTGGTTACTCGGGCGATTGGGACATGGGCCACCGCACCTGTGGAGGTCTTAGCCACAACAGGCGTCACGCCAACTGCTCGGTGCTTGGGAATGATGATGCCTGCTACCTGAGTCGCATCTGCGGTCCGTAAAATCGAGCCCAAGTTGTGGGGGTCTGTCAGCCCGTCCAAGATGAGAATGAGAGGATTTTCTTCCTGCTCTGCTTTTTCTAGAATTACCGAAAGGTCTGCATAGGCAAACTCGGAGACCCGCAGGACAAAGCCTTGGTGGACGGCGCCTTCTGTCATGTCAGACAGGGTCTTTTTCGGCGTCCAAGAAATCGACACCTTCTTCTCTGCCGCCAATGCCTTGATTTTTTCTACATTTTTTCCGCGCAAATCATCCTGAATGTAGAGTTTGTTGCCGGTGTTGGCCTCCAAACTCTCCACTACAGCATGTACGCCATATACGATATCATTTTGTTCCATAAGAGTATTATAGCATAGGTTGACTGAAAATAGGCACTCACTATATCACAGCTGAAAAACTTGACCTCCTTACCAAACCATGGTATTCTGTTATCTATCATTTGTCCGTACAAACGGACACAAAAAGGAGAATGTATGACACTTATTTTGGGAATTGTGGCAGGGCTGATTCCCTTTGCTATTGGTGGTTTATGGTATGGTTTGATTTTCCGTGATGCTTGGATTGAAGCCTCTGGCATTGACATGGCCAAGGTAGAAGCTGACAGTCAGGCTGGGAAAAATGGCCAGAAGGAAATGATGATTGCCTTGGCGATTGAAGTACTGACTGCTGTTGTGGCGATTTTCTTCATCAAGACCCTTGATGTTTCACCACTCCACGCAGCTGGCGGCATGGGTGTGATTGCAGTCCTTGCTTCATTGAAGAACTATGTCTTTGAGCAACGCCCTCTTAAACTCATCCTCATCAACGAAAACTACAAACTGGTCTGCTATTTGGTAGTCGGAATCATTGCCTTGTTTGCATAAAGTCAACCCTCCTAACCTTAGGAGGGTTTTATGGTACAATAAAAGGAAGACTAAGACTAAAGGAGCCCCCATGTCCCTCTCCCTCCGAACGATTAAACTGATATTTGCCACCGTTCTGGCCATTTACCTAGCGACCGCCCTGGGTTTGTCCTATGCGACGGCAGCTGGCATCATCGCCATTCTCAGCGT
This region of Streptococcus suis genomic DNA includes:
- a CDS encoding GNAT family N-acetyltransferase, producing MHQLREQKHVIKDLNLVAEADGQLVGHILYVASEITADGARLPSLTFGPFSISPDQQGRGYGQALL
- a CDS encoding DUF1761 domain-containing protein; this encodes MTLILGIVAGLIPFAIGGLWYGLIFRDAWIEASGIDMAKVEADSQAGKNGQKEMMIALAIEVLTAVVAIFFIKTLDVSPLHAAGGMGVIAVLASLKNYVFEQRPLKLILINENYKLVCYLVVGIIALFA
- a CDS encoding NYN domain-containing protein, coding for MKEKVLIVDGYNMIAFWQATKQDFKKGDLDAARTTLLRTLSHYAAFEQIEVICVFDAHHVPGLRQQYDEYKVSVIFTEEEETADSYIERLSAQLNSDRRKQVFVATSDLNEQWVVFSQGALRVSARELEERTRVIKKDLDKFVDQVELYTPRLNPWSDGNFQALREMMEEMKE
- the rlmB gene encoding 23S rRNA (guanosine(2251)-2'-O)-methyltransferase RlmB, whose translation is MEQNDIVYGVHAVVESLEANTGNKLYIQDDLRGKNVEKIKALAAEKKVSISWTPKKTLSDMTEGAVHQGFVLRVSEFAYADLSVILEKAEQEENPLILILDGLTDPHNLGSILRTADATQVAGIIIPKHRAVGVTPVVAKTSTGAVAHVPIARVTNLSQTLDKLKEAGFWVFGTDMNGTPSHKWNTAGKLALIIGNEGKGISSNIKKQVDEMITIPMKGHVQSLNASVAAAVLMYEVFRKKI